In Cottoperca gobio unplaced genomic scaffold, fCotGob3.1 fCotGob3_7arrow_ctg1, whole genome shotgun sequence, one DNA window encodes the following:
- the LOC115006273 gene encoding uncharacterized protein LOC115006273 isoform X2 codes for MQTTKVIKPRPVGAARRTRESSQPVTVRTADGGHGELKVPAVRKSRASSCPRCPRRDRCEGPAFKPSCERRARSSSTAPKTSSKWPRTNPEHRKTSSSRSSVKPAAVEPTRGELPGCQREPRHASQSHTAFTVIPPNPKRRREIQRKAEAELAALEEFRLSRAMAYVSINPSSVGGCMSLEEVRLKQQQDMMEANRKQKPV; via the exons ATGCAAACCACAAAAGTGATCAAGCCGAGACCGGTGGGGGCTGCGAGGAGGACCCGAGAGAGCAGCCAGCCGGTGACGGTCCGCACGGCTGACGGAGGACACGGTGAACTCAAAGTGCCCGCTGTGCGTAAAAGCCGCGCGTCGAGCTGCCCGAGGTGTCCGCGGCGGGACAGGTGCGAGGGCCCCGCCTTCAAACCGAGCTGTGAGAGGAGGGCCAGGTCCTCATCCACCGCCCCCAAAACCTCCTCGAAGTGGCCCAGAACAAACCCGGAACACCGGAAGACGAGCAGCTCGCGCAGCTCTGTGAAACCGGCTGCTGTTGAGCCAACACGTGGGGAGCTGCCCGGCTGCCAGAGGGAGCCGAGACATGCAAGTCAGAG TCACACGGCTTTCACCGTCATCCCCCCGAACcccaagagaagaagagagatccAGAGAA AGGCGGAGGCGGAGCTCGCCGCTTTAGAGGAGTTTCGGCTGAGCAGAGCGATGGCTTATGTCTCCATCAACCCCAGCAGTGttg gtggcTGTATGAGTCTGGAGGAAGTGCgtctgaagcagcagcaggatatGATGGAAGCCAACAGGAAGCAGAAGCCGGTCTGA
- the LOC115006273 gene encoding uncharacterized protein LOC115006273 isoform X1 has protein sequence MQTTKVIKPRPVGAARRTRESSQPVTVRTADGGHGELKVPAVRKSRASSCPRCPRRDRCEGPAFKPSCERRARSSSTAPKTSSKWPRTNPEHRKTSSSRSSVKPAAVEPTRGELPGCQREPRHASQSHTAFTVIPPNPKRRREIQRKAEAELAALEEFRLSRAMAYVSINPSSVGGCMSLEEVRLKQQQDMMEANRKQKPVEKQLMEQTLHTKSSSV, from the exons ATGCAAACCACAAAAGTGATCAAGCCGAGACCGGTGGGGGCTGCGAGGAGGACCCGAGAGAGCAGCCAGCCGGTGACGGTCCGCACGGCTGACGGAGGACACGGTGAACTCAAAGTGCCCGCTGTGCGTAAAAGCCGCGCGTCGAGCTGCCCGAGGTGTCCGCGGCGGGACAGGTGCGAGGGCCCCGCCTTCAAACCGAGCTGTGAGAGGAGGGCCAGGTCCTCATCCACCGCCCCCAAAACCTCCTCGAAGTGGCCCAGAACAAACCCGGAACACCGGAAGACGAGCAGCTCGCGCAGCTCTGTGAAACCGGCTGCTGTTGAGCCAACACGTGGGGAGCTGCCCGGCTGCCAGAGGGAGCCGAGACATGCAAGTCAGAG TCACACGGCTTTCACCGTCATCCCCCCGAACcccaagagaagaagagagatccAGAGAA AGGCGGAGGCGGAGCTCGCCGCTTTAGAGGAGTTTCGGCTGAGCAGAGCGATGGCTTATGTCTCCATCAACCCCAGCAGTGttg gtggcTGTATGAGTCTGGAGGAAGTGCgtctgaagcagcagcaggatatGATGGAAGCCAACAGGAAGCAGAAGCCG GTGGAGAAGCAGCTGATGGAGCAAACGTTACACACAAAGAGTTCAAGTGtttga